One segment of Triticum aestivum cultivar Chinese Spring chromosome 2A, IWGSC CS RefSeq v2.1, whole genome shotgun sequence DNA contains the following:
- the LOC123189483 gene encoding peroxidase 31 → MGTLLRRVLLSLALLAAAAAPGAAAAAARLSTSYYSRSCPRAEQIVSDVVAAKQQANPSTAAGTLRLFFHDCFVSGCDASVLVSPLSSDRTPERAAEINLSLPGDAFDAVARAKAALEAACPGTVSCADILALAARDLVGILGGPRFPVPLGRRDARRSDARDVEGNLPRTNMSARAMTVLFARKGITPQEMVALAGAHTVGFSHCSEFAHRVYNYKGKGGGASGHDPSLNPEFARALQSSCAGYESNPDISIFNDIVTPREFDELYFKNLPRGLGLLASDAALWEYPPTKVFVQQYADNRTAFFQDFAKAMQKLGTVGVKTGRQGVVRRQCDILD, encoded by the coding sequence atGGGCACGCTTCTCCGCcgcgtcctcctctccctcgcgctcctcgccgccgccgcggcccccggcgcggcggcggcggcggccaggctGTCGACGTCGTACTACAGCCGCAGCTGCCCCCGCGCGGAGCAGATCGTCTCGGACGTGGTCGCCGCCAAGCAGCAGGCCAACCCGTCCACGGCGGCGGGCACGCTGCGCCTcttcttccacgactgcttcgtctCCGGCTGCGACGCCTCCGTCCTCGTCTCCCCGCTCTCCTCCGACCGGACCCCGGAGCGCGCCGCGGAGATCAACCTCTCCCTCCCGGGGGACGCCTTCGAcgccgtggcccgcgccaaggccgcgctggaggccgcctgcccgggcaccgtctcctgcgccgacatcctCGCGCTGGCCGCGCGCGACCTGGTGGGGATCCTCGGCGGGCCGCGCTTCCCCGTCCCCCTCGGCCGCCGCGACGCGCGCCGCTCCGACGCGCGCGACGTGGAGGGCAACCTCCCGCGCACCAACATGTCGGCGCGCGCCATGACGGTCCTGTTCGCGCGCAAGGGCATCACGCCGCAGGAGATGGTGGCGCTGGCGGGCGCCCACACCGTGGGCTTCTCCCACTGCTCCGAGTTCGCGCACCGGGTGTACAACTACaagggcaagggcggcggcgccAGCGGGCACGACCCGTCGCTGAACCCGGAGTTCGCGCGGGCGCTGCAGAGCTCCTGCGCCGGCTACGAGAGCAACCCGGACATCTCCATCTTCAACGACATCGTGACGCCGCGGGAGTTCGACGAGCTCTACTTCAAGAACCTGCCCCGGGGCCTGGGGCTGCTCGCCTCCGACGCCGCGCTGTGGGAGTACCCGCCCACCAAGGTGTTCGTCCAGCAGTACGCCGACAACCGGACCGCCTTCTTCCAGGACTTCGCCAAGGCCATGCAGAAGCTCGGCACCGTCGGCGTCAAGACGGGGCGGCAGGGCGTCGTCAGGCGGCAGTGCGACATCCTCGACTAG
- the LOC123189484 gene encoding serine/arginine repetitive matrix protein 1 isoform X2, giving the protein MASTAKVTITLGRSGQVVKRRTISDMGNDDEVPVSGRKRPVRERLGNNVADSDLYGSQQSNKRRQTESSSSQLGDDARQIGRDDLRLKLMRKGLTQKSNSEAEQNGVDLREKLSRKSKKLQGYEARRGDPESRSSYDEGEIPESGSGYGLRGRVPESRASTLVSQVPSSRSADGLFKLESSGKPYPSWTADCLRYTSPDKLPSVRRDMTPPRSVRRGMSPPRAVRRGMSPPISSRRGMSPPRSARRGMSPPRSVRRGMSPPRSVQRGMSPPRSVRRGMSPPRTYDHTGSIPSLRSVGTTRPSSHITRDAADTLRTHQPYEDSSTIGIDRGQQTNGITQSGRRPTSPVLKEVPSTVTGLLNSMGLEKYVVLFQAEEVDMAALSQMKDSDLKDMGVPMGPRKKILLAAAPYGKQRQR; this is encoded by the exons ATGGCATCCACGGCGAAGGTCACCATCACCCTCGGCCGCAGCGGCCAG GTTGTCAAAAGGCGAACTATTTCTGATATGGGTAACGATGATGAAGTGCCAGTATCAGGAAGAAAGCGACCTGTCCGAGAGAGGTTAGGAAATAATGTGGCTGATTCTGATTTGTATGGAAGTCAGCAGAGTAATAAAAG ACGGCAAACAGAAAGCAGTAGCTCGCAGCTTGGAGATGATG CTCGCCAGATTGGCAGGGATGATTTAAGGCTGAAGCTTATGAGGAAAGGCTTGACACAGAAGAGCAACAGTGAGGCAGAACAGAATGGAGTGGATCTCCGTGAAAAGCTTTCCAGGAAGTCAAAGAAACTCCAGGGATACGAGGCAAGAAGGGGTGATCCAGAATCAAGGTCTAGTTATGATGAGGGGGAAATCCCAGAATCAGGATCTGGATATGGTTTGAGGGGGAGAGTCCCAGAGTCAAGAGCCTCTACTCTTGTAAGCCAAGTGCCTTCGTCAAGGAGTGCAGATGGGTTGTTCAAGTTGGAGTCTTCAGGAAAACCTTATCCCTCGTGGACCGCTGATTGTTTGAGGTATACGTCCCCAGACAAGCTTCCAAGTGTTCGAAGAGACATGACTCCCCCAAGAAGTGTTCGAAGAGGCATGTCTCCCCCGAGGGCCGTTCGGAGAGGCATGTCTCCCCCGATAAGTTCTCGAAGAGGCATGTCTCCCCCAAGAAGTGCCCGAAGAGGCATGTCTCCTCCAAGAAGTGTTCGAAGAGGCATGTCTCCTCCAAGAAGTGTTCAAAGAGGCATGTCTCCTCCAAGAAGTGTTCGAAGAGGCATGTCTCCCCCAAGAACATATGATCATACAGGGTCCATTCCATCCCTTCGATCTGTCGGTACCACAAGACCTTCTAGTCATATCACAAGAGATGCTGCTGACACGTTAAGAACCCATCAACCTTACGAAGACAGCTCTACCATTGGGATCGATAGAGGACAACAAACTAATGGAATCACACAATCTGGACGCCGGCCTACATCCCCTGTGCtg AAAGAAGTACCGTCGACAGTTACTGGATTACTGAATTCAATGGGACTTGAGAAGTATGTTGTTCTCTTTCAGGCTGAGGAG GTGGATATGGCCGCATTGAGTCAGATGAAAGACAGCGACCTCAAAGATATGGGAGTACCAATG GGCCCCAGGAAGAAGATACTCCTTGCGGCGGCACCTTACGGAAAACAACGGCAAAGATGA
- the LOC123189484 gene encoding serine/arginine repetitive matrix protein 1 isoform X1: MASTAKVTITLGRSGQVVKRRTISDMGNDDEVPVSGRKRPVRERLGNNVADSDLYGSQQSNKRRQTESSSSQLGDDGLARQIGRDDLRLKLMRKGLTQKSNSEAEQNGVDLREKLSRKSKKLQGYEARRGDPESRSSYDEGEIPESGSGYGLRGRVPESRASTLVSQVPSSRSADGLFKLESSGKPYPSWTADCLRYTSPDKLPSVRRDMTPPRSVRRGMSPPRAVRRGMSPPISSRRGMSPPRSARRGMSPPRSVRRGMSPPRSVQRGMSPPRSVRRGMSPPRTYDHTGSIPSLRSVGTTRPSSHITRDAADTLRTHQPYEDSSTIGIDRGQQTNGITQSGRRPTSPVLKEVPSTVTGLLNSMGLEKYVVLFQAEEVDMAALSQMKDSDLKDMGVPMGPRKKILLAAAPYGKQRQR, translated from the exons ATGGCATCCACGGCGAAGGTCACCATCACCCTCGGCCGCAGCGGCCAG GTTGTCAAAAGGCGAACTATTTCTGATATGGGTAACGATGATGAAGTGCCAGTATCAGGAAGAAAGCGACCTGTCCGAGAGAGGTTAGGAAATAATGTGGCTGATTCTGATTTGTATGGAAGTCAGCAGAGTAATAAAAG ACGGCAAACAGAAAGCAGTAGCTCGCAGCTTGGAGATGATGGTTTGG CTCGCCAGATTGGCAGGGATGATTTAAGGCTGAAGCTTATGAGGAAAGGCTTGACACAGAAGAGCAACAGTGAGGCAGAACAGAATGGAGTGGATCTCCGTGAAAAGCTTTCCAGGAAGTCAAAGAAACTCCAGGGATACGAGGCAAGAAGGGGTGATCCAGAATCAAGGTCTAGTTATGATGAGGGGGAAATCCCAGAATCAGGATCTGGATATGGTTTGAGGGGGAGAGTCCCAGAGTCAAGAGCCTCTACTCTTGTAAGCCAAGTGCCTTCGTCAAGGAGTGCAGATGGGTTGTTCAAGTTGGAGTCTTCAGGAAAACCTTATCCCTCGTGGACCGCTGATTGTTTGAGGTATACGTCCCCAGACAAGCTTCCAAGTGTTCGAAGAGACATGACTCCCCCAAGAAGTGTTCGAAGAGGCATGTCTCCCCCGAGGGCCGTTCGGAGAGGCATGTCTCCCCCGATAAGTTCTCGAAGAGGCATGTCTCCCCCAAGAAGTGCCCGAAGAGGCATGTCTCCTCCAAGAAGTGTTCGAAGAGGCATGTCTCCTCCAAGAAGTGTTCAAAGAGGCATGTCTCCTCCAAGAAGTGTTCGAAGAGGCATGTCTCCCCCAAGAACATATGATCATACAGGGTCCATTCCATCCCTTCGATCTGTCGGTACCACAAGACCTTCTAGTCATATCACAAGAGATGCTGCTGACACGTTAAGAACCCATCAACCTTACGAAGACAGCTCTACCATTGGGATCGATAGAGGACAACAAACTAATGGAATCACACAATCTGGACGCCGGCCTACATCCCCTGTGCtg AAAGAAGTACCGTCGACAGTTACTGGATTACTGAATTCAATGGGACTTGAGAAGTATGTTGTTCTCTTTCAGGCTGAGGAG GTGGATATGGCCGCATTGAGTCAGATGAAAGACAGCGACCTCAAAGATATGGGAGTACCAATG GGCCCCAGGAAGAAGATACTCCTTGCGGCGGCACCTTACGGAAAACAACGGCAAAGATGA